A section of the Falco peregrinus isolate bFalPer1 chromosome 3, bFalPer1.pri, whole genome shotgun sequence genome encodes:
- the BPHL gene encoding valacyclovir hydrolase, whose translation MAQRSAGRALRALLLQPQARAVPLAPRGPAASYGTSITSAKIQVNGVHLHYQRTGEGSHAVLLLPGMLGSGQTDFGPQLKSMNKQLFTIVAWDPRGYGRSIPPSRDFPPDFFERDAKDAVDLMQALKFKKFSLLGWSDGGITALIAAAKYPTLIHKLVVWGANASVTQEDVRIYNGIRDVSKWSDKVKKPLEEMYGHSYFAKTCEAWVDGISRFAEKSDGNICQELLPDIKCPTFIIHGEKDPLVPQAHAEYIHKHIKDSRLLLMPEGKHNLHLRFAEDFNRQVEDFLC comes from the exons ATGGCTCAACGGAGCGCGGGCCGGGCCCTCCgggcgctgctgctgcagcctcaaGCCCGGGCCGTGCCGCTCGCTCCCCGGGGACCGGCTGCCTCCTACGG TACTTCAATAACATCTGCCAAGATTCAAGTGAATGGAGTCCACCTGCATTATCAGCGGACAGGAGAAGGAAGCCATGCAGTTCTTCTGCTTCCCGGAATGCTAG GGAGTGGTCAAACTGATTTTGGACCACAACTTAAGTCTATGAATAAGCAACTTTTCACAATTGTTGCTTGGGATCCTCGGGGATATGGACGGTCCATTCCTCCATCTCGAGACTTTCCTCCAGATTTCTTTGAGAGGGATGCAAAAGATGCTGTGGATCTTATGCAG GCACTGAAGTTTAAGAAGTTCTCTTTGCTGGGCTGGAGTGATGGTGGAATTACAGCACTCATTGCAGCTGCCAAGTATCCAACTCTTATCCATAAGCTGGTTGTCTGGGGAGCAAATGCCAGCGTTACTCAAGAGGATGTGAGAATTTATAATG GCATCCGAGATGTTTCAAAATGGAGTGACAAGGTCAAGAAACCACTGGAAGAGATGTATGGACATAGCTACTTCGCAAAAACCTGTGAGGCTTGGGTAGATGGAATATCTCGCTTTGCTGAAAAATCAGATG GTAATATCTGCCAAGAGTTGCTGCCAGATATTAAATGTCCCACATTTATAATTCACGGTGAGAAAGACCCTTTGGTTCCACAAGCTCATGCAGAATACATTCATAAGCACATCAAAGACTCTCG gTTGCTTCTGATGCCAGAAGGAAAGCATAACTTACACCTGCGTTTTGCAGAGGACTTCAACAGACAAGTGGAAGATTTCCTGTGTTGA
- the LOC101912752 gene encoding tubulin beta-1 chain: MREIVHIQAGQCGNQIGAKFWEVISDEHGIDPTGSYHGDSDLQLERINVYYNEAAGNKYVPRAILVDLEPGTMDSVRSGPFGQIFRPDNFVFGQSGAGNNWAKGHYTEGAELVDSVLDVVRKESESCDCLQGFQLTHSLGGGTGSGMGTLLISKIREEYPDRIMNTFSVMPSPKVSDTVVEPYNATLSVHQLVENTDETYCIDNEALYDICFRTLKLTTPTYGDLNHLVSATMSGVTTCLRFPGQLNADLRKLAVNMVPFPRLHFFMPGFAPLTSRGSQQYRALTVPELTQQMFDSKNMMAACDPRHGRYLTVAAIFRGRMSMKEVDEQMLNVQNKNSSYFVEWIPNNVKTAVCDIPPRGLKMSATFIGNSTAIQELFKRISEQFTAMFRRKAFLHWYTGEGMDEMEFTEAESNMNDLVSEYQQYQDATADEQGEYEEEGEEDEA; the protein is encoded by the exons ATGCGTGAGATCGTGCACATCCAGGCCGGGCAGTGCGGCAACCAGATCGGCGCCAAG TTCTGGGAGGTCATCAGTGATGAGCATGGCATTGATCCCACTGGCAGCTACCACGGGGACAGtgacctgcagctggagaggaTCAACGTCTACTACAACGAAGCTGCTG GTAACAAGTATGTCCCACGTGCCATCCTGGTGGACCTGGAGCCTGGCACGATGGACTCTGTGCGCTCCGGCCCCTTTGGACAGATCTTCCGTCCCGACAACTTTGTCTTTG GTCAGAGTGGGGCTGGCAACAACTGGGCCAAGGGGCACTACACGGAAGGTGCTGAGCTGGTGGACTCTGTCCTGGATGTGGTGAGGAAGGAGTCGGAGAGCTGCGACTGCCTGCAGGGCTTCCAGCTGACCCACTCGCTGGGTGGTGGCACGGGCTCTGGGATGGGCACCCTCCTCATCAGCAAGATCCGGGAGGAGTACCCCGACCGCATCATGAACACCTTCAGCGTCATGCCTTCCCCCAAGGTGTCGGACACGGTGGTGGAGCCCTACAATGCCACCCTCTCTGTGCACCAGCTGGTGGAGAACACGGATGAGACCTACTGCATTGACAACGAGGCCCTGTATGACATTTGCTTCCGCACCCTGAAGCTGACCACTCCCACGTACGGGGACCTCAACCACCTGGTGTCGGCCACCATGAGCGGTGTGACCACCTGCCTTCGCTTCCCCGGCCAGCTGAATGCCGACCTGCGCAAGCTGGCGGTCAACATGGTGCCTTTCCCCCGGCTGCACTTCTTCATGCCGGGCTTTGCCCCTCTGACCAGCCGCGGCAGCCAGCAGTACCGAGCCCTGACGGTGCCCGAGCTGACGCAGCAGATGTTCGACTCCAAGAACATGATGGCCGCCTGCGACCCCCGCCACGGCCGCTACCTGACGGTGGCCGCCATCTTCCGTGGCCGCATGTCCATGAAGGAGGTGGACGAGCAGATGCTCAATGTGCAGAACAAGAACAGCAGCTACTTTGTGGAGTGGATCCCCAACAATGTGAAGACGGCAGTCTGCGACATCCCCCCACGTGGCCTCAAGATGTCTGCCACCTTCATTGGCAACAGCACGGCTATTCAGGAGCTCTTCAAGAGGATCTCGGAGCAGTTCACGGCCATGTTCCGGCGCAAGGCTTTCTTGCACTGGTACACCGGCGAGGGCATGGATGAAATGGAGTTTACGGAGGCAGAGAGCAACATGAATGACCTCGTCTCCGAATACCAGCAATACCAGGATGCCACTGCTGATGAGCAGGGGGAATAtgaagaggaaggggaggaggatgaggcGTAA